The following are from one region of the Yoonia sp. R2331 genome:
- the fabA gene encoding bifunctional 3-hydroxydecanoyl-ACP dehydratase/trans-2-decenoyl-ACP isomerase, which produces MADFPTSFDKEGLLACARGELFGPGNAQLPAPPMLMMDRITDISGDGGAHGKGHVVAEFDITPDLWFFDCHFPGNPIMPGCLGLDGLWQLTGFNLGWRGWQGRGYALGVGEVKLTGMVRPGRKMLTYKIDFTKALQTRRLTMGVADGIVEADGEVIYQVKDMKVALSES; this is translated from the coding sequence ATGGCTGATTTCCCCACCAGTTTTGACAAAGAAGGCCTGCTGGCCTGTGCCCGTGGCGAACTTTTCGGCCCCGGCAACGCGCAACTTCCTGCGCCACCAATGCTGATGATGGACCGGATCACCGACATTTCAGGCGACGGCGGCGCACATGGCAAAGGCCATGTGGTGGCGGAATTCGATATCACACCCGATCTGTGGTTCTTTGACTGCCACTTCCCGGGCAATCCGATCATGCCCGGCTGCCTTGGTCTTGATGGCCTGTGGCAGCTGACCGGTTTCAACCTTGGCTGGCGCGGCTGGCAAGGGCGCGGTTACGCGCTGGGCGTGGGCGAGGTCAAACTGACTGGCATGGTCCGCCCCGGCCGCAAGATGCTGACCTACAAGATCGACTTTACCAAAGCCCTCCAAACCCGTCGCCTGACCATGGGCGTGGCCGATGGCATCGTCGAGGCGGACGGTGAAGTGATCTATCAGGTCAAGGACATGAAAGTGGCGCTGTCAGAATCCTGA
- a CDS encoding mandelate racemase/muconate lactonizing enzyme family protein has product MKLTDLDIIVTAPPAPGWGGRYWILVKVTTDTGITGWGECYASSVGPDAMTHVIRDVFARHMANQNPEDIELMFRRAYSAGFTQRPDLTVMGAWSGLEIACWDILGKDRDRPVHALIGGRLNDRIRAYTYLYPKDDHPLPAFWASPEMAAESAVACVEAGYSAVKFDPAGPYTIRAGHMPSMYDISTSVAFCRAIREAVGDRADLLFGTHGQFSTGGAIRMGQALEPFSPLWYEEPCPPDTDLTTVADQVRIPVATGERLTTKAEFAAALRQGVSILQPALGRSGGIWETKKIAAIAEVHNAQMAPHLYAGPVEWAANVQLAAAIPNILMAETIETPFHAALIKNTLTVEDGYIPVPTAPGLGIEVDEALARAHPYTGDGLHLQMQEDPIDYHAVNNFAGGAPVKRDQD; this is encoded by the coding sequence ATGAAACTCACCGACCTCGACATCATCGTCACGGCACCGCCCGCACCGGGCTGGGGCGGACGCTACTGGATCCTTGTGAAAGTGACCACAGACACCGGGATCACCGGTTGGGGCGAATGCTATGCCAGCAGCGTGGGCCCTGATGCGATGACCCATGTCATCCGCGATGTCTTTGCCCGGCACATGGCCAACCAGAACCCCGAAGACATTGAGCTGATGTTCCGCCGCGCCTATTCCGCAGGCTTTACGCAGCGCCCGGACCTGACCGTCATGGGCGCATGGTCGGGGCTGGAAATCGCCTGTTGGGACATCCTTGGCAAGGACCGCGACCGGCCTGTACACGCGCTGATCGGCGGGCGTCTGAACGACCGGATCCGCGCTTATACCTACCTTTATCCCAAAGACGACCACCCTTTGCCCGCCTTCTGGGCCTCGCCCGAGATGGCCGCCGAAAGCGCTGTGGCCTGTGTTGAGGCGGGTTATTCGGCCGTGAAATTCGACCCCGCGGGCCCCTACACGATCCGCGCAGGGCACATGCCGTCGATGTACGACATCTCGACCTCGGTCGCCTTCTGCCGCGCAATCCGAGAGGCGGTTGGCGACCGCGCGGACCTGCTTTTTGGCACCCATGGGCAATTTTCGACCGGCGGGGCGATCCGCATGGGTCAGGCGTTAGAGCCCTTCTCGCCGCTCTGGTACGAAGAACCCTGCCCGCCCGACACCGACCTGACGACCGTGGCCGATCAGGTGCGCATCCCCGTCGCCACCGGCGAGCGTCTGACCACCAAGGCGGAGTTTGCAGCCGCACTGCGCCAAGGTGTCAGCATCCTGCAACCAGCGCTGGGGCGCTCGGGCGGCATCTGGGAAACCAAGAAGATCGCTGCAATCGCCGAAGTTCACAACGCCCAGATGGCCCCGCACCTTTACGCCGGTCCCGTCGAATGGGCCGCCAACGTGCAGCTTGCCGCGGCGATCCCCAACATCCTGATGGCCGAGACCATCGAAACCCCGTTCCACGCGGCGCTGATCAAGAACACGCTGACGGTCGAGGATGGCTATATCCCCGTCCCCACGGCCCCCGGTCTGGGCATCGAGGTGGACGAGGCGCTGGCGCGGGCGCATCCCTACACCGGCGACGGGCTGCATTTGCAGATGCAGGAAGACCCGATCGACTATCACGCCGTGAACAACTTTGCCGGTGGCGCACCGGTCAAGCGCGATCAGGACTGA
- a CDS encoding GNAT family N-acetyltransferase codes for MDTITLRVLGPDDFELLMAVTPGLFDAPMRADQARAFLDNPMHVCVLAFEGDLAVAMATGTVLLHPDKAPAMFINEIGTRDAYQRRGIGTRVTQALIDLARKRGCEGVWLGTEHDNAAALGLYRSMKADEVKGSFFGWDDAL; via the coding sequence ATGGACACAATCACGCTTCGGGTTTTGGGTCCAGATGACTTTGAACTGCTGATGGCCGTGACACCGGGTTTGTTTGACGCGCCGATGCGCGCCGATCAGGCCCGCGCATTTCTGGACAACCCGATGCATGTATGTGTGCTGGCGTTTGAGGGCGATCTGGCGGTGGCCATGGCCACGGGCACGGTGTTGCTGCACCCTGATAAAGCGCCGGCGATGTTCATCAATGAAATTGGCACGCGCGACGCCTATCAGCGGCGCGGGATCGGGACCCGTGTGACGCAGGCCTTGATTGATCTGGCACGCAAACGGGGGTGCGAAGGTGTCTGGCTGGGAACCGAGCACGACAATGCAGCGGCCCTTGGCCTATACCGCAGTATGAAGGCGGACGAGGTGAAAGGATCGTTCTTTGGCTGGGACGACGCGCTGTGA